In Humulus lupulus chromosome 7, drHumLupu1.1, whole genome shotgun sequence, the following are encoded in one genomic region:
- the LOC133790728 gene encoding E3 ubiquitin protein ligase DRIP2-like has protein sequence MAGQIVKARREKLEACMTCPLCNKLLSEATTISLCLHTFCRTCIYEKLSDEEVDYCPVCKIDLGCLPVEKLRPDHNLQDIRAKIFPLRRRKINAPEATTPISVPVKRKERSLSSLVVSTPKVPIQTGLTGRRTKAGTRRLGSSRGNSFAVEGNVKREDSAEDHPLSSSSPESQIRTGRNKMQDSSSAEPSGKKERNDLVMEGKADLWKPLTCLVEVANRTKTSKSNNTQGAHVAKSEIRNALDSELHTPDTKTEADSPNALDSQSYMPKTKIKEPEQAKVKNNSNGTSLLPGPVKRRRLRAANRNRAASSGESASAQVMLDASGANRSRRNSPIWFSLVASEERKGVASLPQISACYLRIKDGKMPVSFIQKYLVKKLELKDEAEVEILCRGQPVLPSLPLQNLVDLWFRTASTSKKVPASVGSSAKDFVMVLSYCRKVQNA, from the exons ATGGCGGGTCAGATTGTTAAAGCGAGGAGGGAGAAGCTGGAGGCATGCATGACGTGCCCTCTTTGTAATAAGCTCTTGAGCGAAGCTACTACCATCTCTCTCTGCCTCCACACGT TTTGCAGAACGTGCATATATGAGAAGCTCTCAGATGAGGAGGTCGATTACTGTCCTGTATGCAAAATTGATTTGGGCTGTCTTCCAGTGGAGAAACTCAG GCCAGACCACAATTTGCAAGATATTCGAGCCAAGATCTTTCCTCTAAGAAGGAGAAAGATCAATGCGCCTGAAGCTACAACCCCAATTTCTGTGCCAGTGAAAAGGAAGGAGCGATCACTATCTTCGTTGGTGGTGAGCACTCCCAAAGTTCCAATCCAAACCGGCTTGACTGGAAGGAGAACAAAAGCTGGCACAAGAAGGCTTGGTTCTTCACGAGGTAACAGCTTTGCTGTAGAAGGAAATGTCAAGAGAGAAGATTCTGCAGAAGATCATCCATTAAGCTCAAGCTCGCCTGAATCTCAAATCAGAACTGGTCGAAATAAAATGCAG GATTCTTCATCTGCTGAGCCTTCTGGTAAGAAAGAGAGGAACGATCTTGTAATGGAAGGGAAAGCTGATCTATGGAAACCCTTAACCTGTCTTGTAGAAGTTGCTAACAGAACCAAGACTTCTAAGTCTAATAATACACAAGGCGCTCATGTTGCCAAATCAGAGATTCGTAATGCCCTTGATAGCGAACTACATACTCCTGATACTAAAACTGAAGCAGACTCACCAAATGCTTTGGACAGTCAGTCATATATGCCTAAGACAAAAATAAAGGAGCCTGAACAGGCAAAAGTGAAAAATAACAGTAATGGGACATCCTTGCTTCCAGGGCCAGTGAAACGCAGAAGGTTGCGTGCAGCAAATCGTAATAGAGCAGCTTCATCTGGAGAGAGTGCCTCAGCTCAGGTGATGCTAGATGCATCCGGGGCTAACCGCAGCAGAAGAAATAGCCCAATTTGGTTCTCGCTGGTTGCTTCCGAAGAAAG GAAAGGAGTAGCTTCCTTGCCTCAGATATCTGCATGCTACTTGAGAATTAA AGATGGAAAAATGCCTGTCTCATTCATCCAAAAGTATCTAGTAAAGAAACTCGAACTTAAGGACGAAGCTGAG GTTGAGATTCTGTGCCGTGGTCAGCCTGTTCTCCCGTCGCTGCCACTGCAGAACCTCGTGGACCTGTGGTTTCGGACAGCATCCACATCAAAGAAAGTACCAGCATCAGTTGGTTCGTCGGCCAAGGACTTTGTGATGGTTCTCTCGTACTGTCGAAAAGTCCAGAATGCATGA